Proteins co-encoded in one Gleimia hominis genomic window:
- a CDS encoding FGGY-family carbohydrate kinase, producing MMTKYFAGIDAGTTGATVIVFDEQGDVRSSGYSEYRTKHPYSGWVNQDMTELWNGICDAAKQATSQFPDEVSKISSIGVSSQRGSFVPVDKQWNPLLEAIVWSDGRATREADWIADTIGSERYYSITGLSVSSLWVYAKLIWLKNNCPNILRKCWKIVNGQEWILHKLGSESMFANPSALNYNGMFVLDKLDYSPELFERAGLNLDLMPTIKANLESVGEISKVAAEETGFSVGTPISPGGGDQQCAAVGAGINREGRAELSIGTSAVMVAQLDQAPDMKLNRESGISFGAHAIPGKWDMEATAHAAGGVLRWWRDTYGQPEVRAGKELALSPYDLITLEAADAPVGSDGLLFFPFFNSQANPYFHDNARGGMLGTSQIHTRKHTARATLEGVLYELRMSVEAMEESQGCPFETIRLSGGGARSDFWSQMQADVYGRKVERLQVSECAVLGAAMLGAVASGEINSIDEAVDNMVHTRGFIEPDMHNHAIYSEYFSVFKNAFIALMSHDVYNQLARANEKVRSML from the coding sequence ATGATGACTAAATACTTCGCAGGTATCGATGCGGGAACTACAGGTGCAACTGTAATAGTGTTCGATGAACAAGGAGATGTGCGTAGTTCGGGATATTCTGAATACCGTACCAAGCATCCATACTCAGGCTGGGTTAACCAGGACATGACAGAACTTTGGAATGGAATTTGTGACGCTGCCAAGCAGGCTACTAGTCAGTTTCCTGACGAAGTATCAAAAATCTCTTCCATAGGAGTATCTTCGCAGCGAGGAAGTTTTGTGCCTGTAGATAAGCAATGGAATCCTTTACTAGAAGCGATCGTGTGGTCCGATGGAAGAGCGACAAGAGAGGCAGACTGGATTGCCGATACTATAGGTTCTGAACGATACTATTCTATTACCGGTCTTTCTGTTTCTAGTTTATGGGTATACGCCAAGCTAATTTGGTTAAAAAATAATTGTCCGAACATATTGCGTAAGTGCTGGAAGATTGTAAATGGTCAAGAGTGGATTCTGCATAAACTCGGTTCGGAAAGTATGTTTGCGAATCCTTCGGCGTTGAATTATAACGGAATGTTTGTGTTGGATAAGCTTGATTATTCACCAGAACTGTTTGAACGTGCAGGGTTAAATCTAGACTTAATGCCGACAATTAAGGCCAATCTGGAAAGTGTGGGGGAAATATCGAAGGTTGCTGCGGAAGAGACTGGATTTTCCGTGGGCACGCCAATCAGTCCCGGGGGTGGAGATCAGCAATGTGCTGCGGTGGGGGCGGGGATAAATAGGGAGGGGCGAGCGGAACTTTCGATAGGGACCTCGGCTGTGATGGTCGCACAGCTTGATCAGGCGCCCGATATGAAGCTGAATCGCGAGAGTGGTATTTCTTTCGGTGCGCATGCGATTCCTGGTAAATGGGACATGGAGGCCACTGCACATGCGGCGGGCGGGGTTCTGCGGTGGTGGCGGGATACCTATGGGCAGCCTGAAGTAAGGGCCGGAAAAGAGTTAGCTCTTAGCCCATATGACCTTATTACTCTAGAAGCAGCGGACGCCCCGGTTGGGTCCGACGGTTTATTGTTCTTTCCCTTCTTCAACTCCCAAGCAAATCCGTACTTCCACGACAATGCACGTGGCGGCATGCTTGGAACTTCGCAAATACACACGCGGAAGCATACGGCCCGGGCTACTCTAGAGGGTGTGCTATATGAGCTCCGCATGAGCGTCGAAGCTATGGAGGAGAGCCAAGGTTGCCCGTTTGAAACTATTCGCTTGTCAGGTGGAGGGGCAAGATCTGATTTCTGGAGTCAAATGCAAGCGGATGTATACGGGCGAAAAGTAGAGCGGCTACAGGTCTCTGAGTGTGCGGTATTAGGTGCGGCAATGCTAGGTGCTGTGGCAAGTGGAGAAATCAATAGCATAGATGAGGCAGTTGATAACATGGTGCATACGCGAGGTTTTATAGAACCTGACATGCATAATCATGCGATTTATAGTGAGTATTTTAGCGTGTTTAAAAATGCCTTCATAGCGCTAATGAGCCACGACGTATACAACCAATTAGCACGTGCGAATGAAAAGGTGCGATCCATGTTGTGA
- a CDS encoding ABC transporter substrate-binding protein, translated as MMLVRMRLEYVTAWPNHAGMFVARKKGFYADRGFDVDIVWDGWDRGTPVDLTVAGEFQFAAVRLGELLETRSTDNPMRALATFNQNQLGGVISLKSKGISSFADLEGKRVSIPPVPRLTNMVVEAMEAQGADFSKVNVLDPFPYEPDIRSVEKGVYDAVFNVLGWESYQGVSPISEVVQLSFDDVGVTPHHAYYLCATDSFVEENPGLVRDFVQATALGYEFARDNPQETLEILAPTMCNTDPDVLRNSLEFMTPTWFAPNGKWGFMDEDLMRSYAQWMVDGGFCDANVDSVAQAHTNKFLES; from the coding sequence ATGATGCTTGTTCGGATGCGGTTGGAGTATGTGACGGCGTGGCCGAATCACGCGGGTATGTTCGTGGCTCGTAAGAAGGGGTTCTATGCGGACCGCGGTTTTGATGTGGATATCGTGTGGGATGGTTGGGATCGTGGTACCCCTGTTGATTTAACGGTGGCTGGGGAGTTCCAGTTCGCCGCTGTGCGTTTAGGTGAGTTGTTGGAAACGCGTTCTACTGACAATCCGATGCGCGCTTTGGCTACGTTTAATCAAAATCAGTTGGGCGGGGTCATTAGTTTGAAGTCGAAGGGGATTTCTTCGTTCGCAGATCTGGAGGGGAAGCGGGTGTCGATTCCACCGGTCCCCCGGTTGACGAACATGGTTGTGGAGGCGATGGAAGCTCAAGGCGCAGATTTTTCCAAAGTGAACGTGTTGGACCCGTTCCCGTATGAGCCGGACATTCGTTCTGTTGAGAAGGGCGTGTATGACGCTGTTTTTAACGTTCTAGGCTGGGAGTCTTATCAGGGTGTGTCTCCTATTTCTGAGGTTGTGCAGCTTAGTTTTGATGACGTTGGCGTGACCCCTCACCACGCGTATTACTTGTGTGCTACAGATTCTTTTGTTGAGGAAAACCCTGGTTTGGTGCGTGATTTTGTGCAGGCCACGGCCTTAGGCTACGAGTTTGCTCGCGATAATCCTCAGGAAACCCTAGAAATATTGGCTCCAACGATGTGTAATACGGATCCAGATGTTTTACGTAATTCTTTGGAGTTCATGACGCCCACTTGGTTTGCACCTAATGGTAAATGGGGTTTTATGGATGAGGATCTGATGCGCTCTTACGCCCAGTGGATGGTCGACGGTGGGTTCTGCGACGCAAACGTGGACTCGGTTGCGCAAGCGCACACAAACAAGTTCCTGGAAAGCTAA
- a CDS encoding glycoside hydrolase family 2 protein yields the protein MFKEEVPTRFPSRQDGNYPRPQLMRKGWADLCGPWNFVFDDADEGVRQQWWSNFPTYNRLIEVPFPFESPKSGIDDQGFHPIIWYSRTISAKEIASAGFMEGKRLLVHFGAVDYSCDIWVNGHCLKHNEGGHVPFTVDITSVADLNSEVTLVVRVEDDPADVEKPRGKQDWHLEPHSIWYKRTSGIWQPVWIESVPSLYVDSVQWYTDLPGGRVSASIVLSGVPDEVIDVSVDLLLEGTTVGFAAVKSRNRTITISLDIAQLQNGQAQQEVLWCPENPVLFDAIITAGKDEVTSYFGIRTVEAKDGVFKLNGLPYYIRAVLSQGYWPESCLAAPTNEALRNEVELIKQLGFNSARVHQKYEDPKLLYWADKLGVIIWEEAPSCFAFSSDSVVRTISEWTRIIERDFSHPSVCVWVPLNESWGVQQIASSREMQKFAEGMVAITKTLDNTRVVSSNDGWEQVNTDLVGIHDYDEDHDSIRSKYETRKSVLKLIEGVGPAGRRLVLRGDYHDLPFMLTEFGGISLLDTGQDDSWGYSNANSRNELEQRLGTLFEAVNAGSGIAGFCYTQLTDTEQEKNGLLDEFRNPKLPFNTLRRIVKGEK from the coding sequence GCTTCCCGAGTAGGCAAGATGGAAATTATCCAAGACCCCAACTAATGCGTAAGGGGTGGGCAGATCTCTGTGGTCCATGGAACTTTGTTTTCGATGACGCAGACGAGGGAGTGCGACAGCAATGGTGGTCGAATTTCCCAACCTATAACCGTCTAATTGAAGTTCCATTTCCATTTGAGTCGCCTAAATCCGGCATCGATGATCAAGGTTTTCACCCAATTATCTGGTATTCAAGGACCATTTCCGCTAAGGAAATTGCTTCTGCCGGATTTATGGAGGGAAAACGGCTTCTAGTACACTTTGGTGCAGTCGATTATTCATGTGATATTTGGGTCAACGGCCATTGTCTGAAGCATAATGAAGGTGGGCATGTTCCTTTCACGGTTGATATAACGTCTGTAGCAGATCTTAATTCCGAAGTGACACTTGTGGTTCGCGTTGAAGATGATCCGGCCGATGTGGAAAAACCTCGCGGCAAGCAAGATTGGCACCTGGAACCGCATTCTATTTGGTACAAGCGTACTTCAGGTATATGGCAACCTGTGTGGATAGAATCAGTGCCAAGCCTCTATGTTGACTCTGTCCAATGGTATACAGACCTACCTGGCGGAAGAGTGTCTGCGAGTATAGTTTTGTCAGGTGTTCCTGATGAGGTAATCGACGTCAGTGTTGATTTGCTTCTCGAGGGGACAACTGTGGGGTTTGCTGCTGTGAAGAGCAGGAATAGAACGATTACGATCTCGTTAGATATAGCTCAATTGCAGAATGGTCAAGCCCAACAGGAGGTGCTTTGGTGTCCTGAGAACCCAGTTCTTTTTGATGCAATTATTACCGCGGGGAAAGACGAAGTAACTTCTTATTTTGGCATACGGACAGTCGAAGCGAAAGACGGTGTGTTTAAGTTAAACGGACTTCCATACTATATCAGAGCAGTTCTTTCACAAGGATATTGGCCGGAATCATGCTTGGCAGCTCCGACTAATGAGGCGTTACGAAATGAAGTAGAACTTATTAAGCAGCTAGGGTTTAATTCTGCACGGGTGCATCAAAAGTATGAGGATCCAAAGTTGTTGTACTGGGCCGACAAATTGGGAGTAATAATTTGGGAAGAAGCTCCTTCATGTTTTGCTTTTTCTTCTGACTCGGTTGTAAGGACAATTAGCGAGTGGACTAGAATTATAGAGCGAGACTTTTCGCATCCATCTGTCTGCGTATGGGTGCCTTTGAACGAGTCCTGGGGAGTGCAACAAATCGCATCCAGTCGTGAAATGCAAAAATTTGCTGAGGGAATGGTTGCAATTACAAAGACTCTTGATAACACAAGGGTTGTAAGTTCCAACGATGGCTGGGAGCAAGTAAACACGGACCTGGTTGGAATTCATGATTATGATGAGGATCATGACAGTATTCGTTCAAAATATGAGACGCGTAAATCAGTATTGAAGCTAATCGAAGGGGTAGGGCCCGCAGGTAGACGGCTAGTTCTTCGGGGTGACTACCACGATCTTCCTTTCATGCTCACTGAATTTGGAGGAATCTCACTACTAGATACTGGGCAAGATGACTCCTGGGGATATTCAAATGCAAATAGCCGTAATGAGCTAGAGCAAAGGCTGGGGACGCTGTTCGAGGCCGTAAACGCCGGCTCAGGAATAGCGGGATTCTGTTACACGCAGCTGACAGATACCGAACAGGAGAAGAATGGGCTGCTTGATGAGTTTCGAAACCCTAAGCTTCCATTTAACACACTGCGCAGAATTGTGAAAGGCGAGAAATAG
- a CDS encoding serine hydrolase domain-containing protein — MHKREFDALVKLFYSARDRDGEKLQMDYFAVKQENTFMYHRFPGGRNLSDIRSISKTVLALVLGIVVGENPELTENTRVWPVLSRCAHLSRESNRSYLEQLQVKHLLNHTVGFSKVLMMRQDVARVSDDNYVEHVINNPITYPPGTFYLYSNAGFYLLSAFLQELLGKDLLTYAHEKFFKPLGINHYEWQKYGKYLAGATRLWLGPRDLTRIGELLLNHGERLVDAKWIERMKQFTEFTPHADTITNPYFRRWAYGSSLWLSPKNGIFFGHGTDGQSLVVVPDRNAVIVTTARQHDVTRLEELVDKTIELLY, encoded by the coding sequence ATGCATAAGCGAGAATTCGATGCGTTAGTGAAACTGTTTTACTCAGCACGTGATCGAGACGGCGAGAAATTACAAATGGACTATTTTGCCGTTAAACAAGAAAACACTTTTATGTACCATAGATTCCCTGGAGGAAGGAACCTATCCGACATTCGGTCAATTTCAAAAACTGTACTCGCATTGGTCCTCGGAATCGTAGTCGGCGAGAACCCCGAGTTAACTGAAAACACAAGAGTTTGGCCCGTCCTCTCTAGATGCGCTCATCTCTCAAGAGAGTCCAATCGATCTTACCTGGAACAACTCCAGGTCAAGCACTTGTTGAACCATACCGTAGGGTTTTCTAAGGTCCTCATGATGCGGCAAGATGTTGCACGAGTAAGCGACGATAATTACGTAGAGCACGTAATTAATAATCCCATCACCTACCCACCGGGAACTTTTTATCTTTACTCAAATGCTGGATTTTATTTACTGTCAGCTTTCTTACAAGAGCTTCTTGGCAAGGATTTATTAACGTACGCACATGAGAAATTCTTCAAGCCACTTGGAATCAATCATTACGAGTGGCAGAAGTATGGAAAATATCTAGCGGGCGCAACTCGTCTCTGGCTCGGCCCCCGTGACTTAACTAGAATTGGGGAACTACTGTTGAATCATGGTGAGCGCCTCGTAGACGCTAAATGGATAGAAAGGATGAAGCAATTCACCGAGTTCACCCCGCACGCAGACACAATTACTAATCCATATTTCCGTAGGTGGGCTTACGGCTCGAGCCTTTGGTTAAGCCCTAAAAATGGCATCTTTTTTGGGCACGGAACTGATGGACAATCTCTAGTGGTAGTCCCCGACCGAAATGCGGTAATTGTAACTACAGCCCGGCAACACGACGTTACCCGCCTTGAAGAGCTAGTAGACAAGACAATAGAACTGCTCTACTGA
- a CDS encoding phosphotransferase enzyme family protein, whose product MPSDQKNKSYNSNSSRQGTNLKQAAAAQHATSETAQNAAQHATSRNTGKATADKTRHMDKDEQMRVVDPIWPAMTSREIKAVTSASKVQVVQNSNRPMAAGSLADADGQRVFLKRYDPTLVPTKTLKAVHKAVNQAIGNGLRAPRFLPFPNGETIAFEGPWVYEMCQAARGEDRYRNQPSWSPPFTRADAREVGRTVARVRLAMETVGTPEPREIPQGPYQNRFTLMLAQDLPEAVDKFLEARPEVAQYLAHTGRDLLADLAPLEPLRQQARAVAGESLRWTHGDLHVSNTFWDGHRVSDVIDFGLAYLNPPIFDLALALERHAIDWISITEGARSSTDADTGTETISSTDADAITEADGNTDATTRSSDASKTKESDAHAGPDTPTPGVRFRPQVAKDILAGYSELLALSSSEKRALGPMIALSHIEFSLDMIRYAAYAPAATAGLADWAYDFSLLGHSRWFLTGEGHQF is encoded by the coding sequence ATGCCGAGCGATCAGAAGAATAAGAGCTACAACTCGAACAGTAGTCGTCAAGGAACCAATCTGAAACAGGCGGCCGCCGCCCAGCACGCCACTTCAGAAACGGCCCAAAATGCCGCCCAGCACGCCACTTCAAGAAACACCGGCAAAGCCACCGCGGATAAAACCCGGCATATGGATAAGGATGAGCAGATGCGGGTGGTGGATCCGATTTGGCCGGCGATGACGTCTCGCGAAATCAAAGCGGTTACAAGCGCTTCAAAAGTGCAGGTGGTTCAAAACAGTAACCGGCCGATGGCCGCGGGATCCCTTGCGGATGCTGACGGACAGCGCGTATTTTTGAAGCGCTACGACCCCACCCTGGTGCCCACAAAAACTTTGAAAGCTGTGCATAAAGCAGTGAATCAAGCAATCGGCAACGGTTTGCGTGCTCCTCGTTTCTTGCCTTTCCCCAATGGTGAAACGATTGCGTTTGAGGGGCCGTGGGTCTACGAGATGTGTCAGGCTGCGCGCGGCGAAGACCGGTATCGCAACCAGCCCTCTTGGAGTCCACCGTTTACCCGTGCGGATGCGCGGGAGGTGGGCCGAACGGTGGCTCGAGTGCGTTTGGCAATGGAAACTGTGGGTACCCCTGAACCTCGGGAAATCCCTCAGGGGCCGTATCAAAACCGGTTTACCCTAATGTTGGCTCAAGACCTCCCTGAGGCGGTGGACAAGTTTTTGGAAGCCAGACCCGAGGTAGCGCAGTACCTGGCCCACACGGGGAGGGATTTGCTGGCAGATTTAGCGCCGCTGGAACCGCTTCGGCAGCAAGCCCGCGCGGTGGCCGGTGAGTCGTTGCGGTGGACGCATGGTGATCTGCACGTTTCGAACACGTTCTGGGATGGGCACCGGGTTAGTGACGTGATTGATTTCGGTCTGGCGTATTTGAATCCCCCGATTTTCGATTTGGCACTCGCGCTGGAGCGGCATGCGATTGATTGGATTTCGATAACCGAGGGCGCGAGGAGCAGTACTGACGCAGATACCGGCACTGAGACCATCAGCAGTACTGACGCTGATGCCATTACTGAGGCAGACGGCAATACTGACGCCACCACCAGAAGTTCAGACGCAAGCAAGACCAAAGAGTCCGATGCTCATGCAGGCCCGGACACGCCCACCCCCGGCGTGCGTTTCCGCCCTCAAGTGGCAAAGGATATTCTGGCTGGTTACAGCGAGTTATTGGCGTTGTCCTCGTCGGAAAAACGGGCGTTGGGTCCGATGATTGCGCTTAGTCATATTGAGTTTTCACTAGATATGATTCGTTACGCCGCGTACGCACCGGCGGCAACGGCGGGGTTGGCGGATTGGGCGTACGACTTTTCTTTACTCGGCCATTCCCGCTGGTTTTTAACCGGTGAGGGCCACCAGTTTTAA